One genomic region from Spirosoma agri encodes:
- a CDS encoding transposase gives MLIAREHGISEATFYNWNRGAGATEVRRDGSLRTETIERPRRKPATQEQSRPRGCTPS, from the coding sequence GTGCTAATTGCCCGCGAACATGGCATTAGTGAAGCCACTTTCTATAATTGGAACCGGGGCGCCGGAGCGACAGAAGTACGGCGGGATGGAAGTCTCCGAACTGAAACGATTGAAAGACCTCGAAGAAAACCGGCGACTCAAGAACAGAGCCGCCCGCGCGGATGTACGCCGAGCTAA
- a CDS encoding recombinase family protein: MAKKTVKSVSSDLKALKYVAYYRVSTRAQGDSGLGLEAQRYSVANYVKGVIVAEYTEVESGKNNQRVQLAAAIDRAKKEGAVLVIAKLDRLSRNASFIFTLRDSGVNFQCVDMPDANTLTIGIFATLAQHERELISSRTKAALQAKIAQGATLGKPENLTPAAQAKGVAGNALRAANNENNRRASSMATMMHKNGKNYTQIADELNRAGFRTSMGCQFQATQVMRLLKRKVEVAS; the protein is encoded by the coding sequence ATGGCTAAGAAAACAGTAAAATCGGTCTCCTCCGATTTGAAGGCATTAAAGTATGTGGCTTATTACCGGGTGTCCACCAGGGCGCAAGGTGATTCGGGATTAGGACTGGAGGCACAACGTTACTCAGTGGCCAACTACGTGAAAGGGGTTATCGTGGCAGAATACACAGAGGTTGAATCCGGAAAAAACAACCAGCGCGTTCAACTGGCTGCGGCTATTGATCGTGCAAAGAAAGAGGGCGCGGTGCTGGTCATTGCTAAACTTGATCGACTGAGCCGTAACGCGTCATTCATTTTCACGCTGAGGGATTCGGGGGTAAACTTTCAATGTGTTGATATGCCCGATGCCAATACTCTGACCATCGGAATCTTTGCAACACTGGCACAGCATGAGCGGGAACTGATCAGTAGCCGAACCAAAGCCGCGTTGCAGGCTAAGATTGCTCAGGGCGCTACGCTAGGCAAGCCCGAGAACTTGACACCAGCGGCCCAAGCTAAGGGAGTAGCCGGTAACGCGCTCCGGGCAGCTAACAACGAAAATAACCGCCGGGCCTCATCAATGGCTACTATGATGCACAAGAATGGTAAGAACTACACCCAGATCGCCGATGAGTTGAACCGGGCGGGTTTTCGTACCTCGATGGGCTGTCAGTTCCAAGCTACGCAAGTGATGCGATTGCTTAAGCGAAAGGTTGAGGTTGCTAGTTGA
- a CDS encoding ParA family protein has translation MKTIVVAQQKGGVGKTTLALNIALYFARNGANVAIADADAQGSLTASADLLEGLRLVSVQEVLNNRAEADLVVIDTSPRNDADLAKVLALADFVLIPVKPGYLDVLALKDTQAILQQAGIKKAGIILNMVQHRNAVTREVQELLQGFSIPLMTTQIFQRVAYTRSTMTNGVFGSDDVKAQAEIENLADEILDNL, from the coding sequence ATGAAAACAATCGTGGTAGCCCAGCAGAAGGGAGGAGTTGGTAAGACTACCCTTGCGCTCAACATAGCCCTCTATTTTGCCCGCAATGGAGCGAACGTAGCTATTGCCGACGCCGACGCACAGGGAAGCCTAACAGCCTCCGCCGACCTGCTTGAAGGATTGCGACTCGTATCAGTGCAAGAGGTGCTGAATAACAGGGCAGAGGCAGATCTAGTTGTAATCGACACCAGTCCCCGAAATGATGCGGATCTAGCAAAGGTGCTGGCACTGGCTGACTTTGTGTTGATTCCCGTTAAGCCTGGATACCTTGATGTATTGGCGCTTAAGGATACGCAGGCAATCTTACAGCAAGCGGGTATTAAGAAGGCGGGTATTATCCTTAATATGGTTCAGCACCGGAACGCGGTTACTCGGGAGGTGCAAGAGCTATTACAGGGGTTCAGCATCCCGCTTATGACCACCCAAATATTCCAGCGCGTTGCCTATACCCGATCAACAATGACTAATGGCGTGTTCGGCTCCGACGATGTAAAGGCGCAAGCCGAGATTGAAAACCTAGCAGATGAAATTCTTGACAACCTATGA
- a CDS encoding response regulator, with product MINWPAIPVDLSKTVIDELPYGILVSDAIRTANGRIVNFRHRLFNQRAKQELPALANWFEGATMWELFKEDARAGLFDTYKTVYESGIRVRGVYRSPTTGKWYQSLIEPTADGVIAIGIALPEAQQTIALIDNKQDDGLLLVQRIRQHQLPLQVSRFESAKDFLHSLVEGHINPVLVLVELRLPGNAGLSTVSQLQAHWQQKNKSRLPAVVWSTDPSFSEQKACYQAGAVLVLNKVNYLVDSLLELVL from the coding sequence ATGATCAACTGGCCTGCTATTCCTGTTGACCTTTCCAAGACAGTGATTGATGAGCTGCCTTATGGTATACTGGTCTCCGATGCGATTCGAACTGCCAATGGCCGCATCGTTAATTTTCGCCACCGACTCTTCAATCAACGGGCTAAACAGGAGCTACCAGCGCTGGCGAACTGGTTTGAAGGGGCAACCATGTGGGAACTCTTCAAGGAGGATGCCCGGGCAGGCTTGTTCGATACATACAAAACCGTATACGAATCAGGCATACGTGTCAGAGGGGTCTATCGGTCACCAACAACAGGCAAATGGTACCAATCGTTAATTGAACCCACTGCCGATGGGGTCATTGCCATAGGTATAGCCTTACCTGAAGCCCAACAGACGATTGCTTTGATTGATAACAAGCAGGATGATGGGCTTTTGCTGGTTCAACGCATTCGTCAACATCAGCTTCCCCTACAGGTCAGCCGGTTCGAGTCAGCGAAAGACTTTCTGCATAGTTTGGTGGAAGGCCATATTAACCCTGTTTTAGTCCTGGTGGAGCTAAGACTGCCAGGTAATGCAGGCCTGTCCACGGTAAGTCAATTACAGGCGCATTGGCAACAAAAGAACAAAAGCAGGCTCCCGGCTGTAGTCTGGTCAACTGACCCCTCGTTCAGTGAGCAGAAGGCCTGCTACCAGGCAGGAGCCGTGTTGGTATTGAACAAAGTCAATTATTTAGTTGATTCGCTCTTAGAATTAGTGCTCTAG
- a CDS encoding SDR family oxidoreductase — translation MVTTLQRMDRSEEIVRTVLFLASDDASFITGTELVAYGGYLAYATK, via the coding sequence TTGGTTACTACCCTGCAACGTATGGACCGCTCGGAGGAGATCGTAAGAACTGTATTGTTTCTAGCCAGCGACGATGCCAGCTTTATTACCGGCACAGAACTGGTAGCCTATGGTGGTTATCTTGCGTATGCTACCAAATAA
- a CDS encoding DUF983 domain-containing protein: MESVVYRLATNSMGKGTKLYSIFFNKCPRCQRGNFFAVNNPYNLKRFDHMNPQCSCCGERFDKEPGYYTGALYVSYAYYTALIVTCFIVLEVLLDWELSYFLTVLISLIIILTPPVFRLARLTWINFFISFDAHKPTSCP, encoded by the coding sequence TTGGAATCGGTTGTGTATCGACTCGCTACCAATAGTATGGGCAAAGGCACCAAACTCTACAGCATTTTTTTTAATAAATGCCCCCGTTGTCAGCGGGGAAACTTCTTTGCGGTCAATAATCCCTATAATCTAAAACGATTTGATCACATGAATCCGCAGTGTTCCTGCTGTGGTGAACGCTTTGACAAAGAACCTGGCTACTACACGGGTGCTTTATACGTGAGTTATGCCTACTACACAGCTTTGATTGTGACCTGCTTCATTGTGCTGGAGGTATTGCTGGACTGGGAATTGAGTTATTTTCTGACCGTATTGATCAGCTTGATTATTATATTGACACCACCGGTTTTCCGGCTGGCTCGGTTAACGTGGATTAATTTTTTCATTTCGTTTGATGCTCATAAGCCAACGAGTTGTCCTTGA
- a CDS encoding FAD-dependent monooxygenase: MDSIKGKEVLISGASIAGLSAAWWMNQIGYRVTVVEMAPEPRVNGAAVDFKGDAIDVVKRMGLFDQLKKHRLHVDRVEFKNADDLTEGSIQMDEESDELEIEREALIGILFNTVKNDVTFLFDDSITALQETEEDVVVSFKNSPPRSFHLVLGCDGVHSGVRRLWFGDEADYAHFLNAYGSLTILDKLLIKQGTMQLFRVPGKSIALNAYNNKTDVIFSFVSDTEISVDYRDKAEQRQLIGEQFAGQSWRTAELLAEMQRSDNFYFVEFYQIKMPSWTKGRVALVGDAAYCASPAAGMGGSLAMSGAAALADALQQHDGDYELAFEDYNRNFRPFIERVQLEARHNLQTIFLPGTEEAIQKGNAQTTAF, translated from the coding sequence ATGGACTCAATTAAAGGGAAAGAAGTGCTCATTTCGGGTGCCAGTATAGCCGGACTTAGTGCCGCCTGGTGGATGAATCAGATAGGCTATCGGGTCACGGTGGTCGAAATGGCCCCGGAGCCTCGCGTCAATGGGGCTGCCGTTGATTTCAAGGGCGATGCAATAGACGTTGTGAAACGCATGGGACTGTTCGACCAGCTGAAAAAGCACCGCTTACACGTTGACCGGGTAGAGTTTAAGAACGCGGACGATCTAACGGAGGGTTCAATTCAGATGGACGAAGAGTCTGACGAACTAGAGATCGAACGGGAGGCCTTGATCGGTATTCTGTTTAACACGGTAAAAAACGACGTTACCTTTCTATTTGACGACAGCATTACGGCCCTTCAGGAGACGGAAGAAGACGTGGTCGTGAGCTTTAAGAATAGCCCACCACGCTCTTTTCATTTGGTGCTGGGCTGCGATGGGGTTCATTCGGGAGTGAGAAGACTCTGGTTTGGTGATGAAGCGGACTATGCTCATTTTTTGAATGCGTATGGCTCGCTGACCATTTTGGATAAACTGCTGATCAAACAAGGCACGATGCAGCTGTTCCGAGTGCCGGGCAAGTCCATTGCACTGAATGCCTACAATAATAAGACGGATGTTATTTTTAGCTTTGTTTCAGACACTGAAATCTCCGTTGATTACCGCGACAAGGCGGAGCAAAGACAGCTGATTGGTGAGCAGTTTGCGGGGCAAAGCTGGCGTACCGCCGAGCTGTTGGCCGAAATGCAGCGGTCGGATAATTTTTACTTCGTTGAATTCTATCAAATCAAGATGCCATCCTGGACCAAAGGCCGAGTAGCCTTGGTGGGCGATGCCGCCTACTGTGCTTCTCCGGCTGCGGGAATGGGCGGTTCACTGGCGATGAGCGGTGCTGCTGCCTTAGCCGATGCGTTGCAACAACACGATGGCGACTACGAATTAGCGTTTGAGGATTATAACAGGAACTTTCGACCGTTTATCGAACGTGTGCAGTTGGAAGCCCGGCATAACCTGCAAACGATTTTTCTGCCTGGAACTGAAGAAGCGATCCAAAAAGGTAACGCGCAGACGACCGCATTTTAG
- a CDS encoding helix-turn-helix domain-containing protein translates to MAKKTKSIPVNTMTDDPDIGIAIEKIAFPQLPPADHVTSVQEDRQSHRHNTHTFHLLQKGTVTIDIDFQQYKMEPSSILYVHPDQVHRTTAHDPITVVSLAMTNENLNPEYLNLLEDLVPVKPLPVASDTFALLDQAVSLCLNLVDRKADQLYHSRLKDACNALVALILSTYLEQTKAPTKLSRFDLVTKAFREQLERSFTTIKRPTDYANSLNLSTAYLNECVKNTTGHSVSHHIQQRIILEAKRLLYYSDQSVKEIAAQLGYDDYPYFSRLFTKATGMTALAFRRKNRD, encoded by the coding sequence ATGGCTAAAAAAACAAAATCCATACCGGTCAACACGATGACTGACGATCCGGACATCGGTATTGCCATTGAAAAAATAGCCTTTCCGCAATTACCCCCGGCGGATCATGTAACGAGTGTTCAGGAAGATCGACAATCACACCGGCACAACACCCATACCTTCCACCTGCTCCAGAAAGGAACCGTTACGATCGACATTGATTTTCAGCAGTACAAAATGGAGCCCTCCTCCATCCTATACGTTCATCCGGATCAGGTACACCGAACAACTGCTCATGATCCCATAACCGTTGTCAGTTTGGCCATGACGAATGAAAATCTGAACCCCGAGTATCTGAACCTGCTGGAAGACCTCGTCCCGGTAAAACCCTTGCCGGTAGCCTCCGACACGTTTGCCCTCCTTGACCAGGCCGTATCACTTTGCCTGAACCTGGTTGACCGCAAAGCCGATCAACTGTATCATTCCCGGCTAAAAGATGCGTGTAACGCCCTGGTGGCCCTGATCCTTTCGACCTATCTGGAACAAACGAAAGCACCTACCAAACTTTCACGGTTTGACCTGGTCACCAAAGCCTTCAGAGAACAGTTGGAACGTAGTTTTACCACGATCAAACGGCCGACAGACTATGCCAACAGCCTAAATTTATCGACTGCTTACCTAAACGAATGCGTTAAAAACACGACCGGCCATTCGGTTTCCCATCATATCCAGCAACGCATCATCCTGGAAGCCAAACGATTACTCTATTATTCCGATCAATCGGTGAAAGAAATTGCCGCCCAACTGGGCTATGACGATTACCCTTATTTTTCACGGCTCTTCACGAAAGCTACCGGCATGACCGCTCTGGCCTTTCGACGTAAAAACCGCGATTAA
- a CDS encoding SRPBCC family protein — protein MNDFTVDKTTKTVTFSREFDADLSLVWDAYTKPEILDQWWAPKPWTSKTKFMNFAVGGRRFYAMVSPEGQEHWSIQQYTSISPKTNFNLWNAFADKDENPELPGSDWNLTFSEQNGKTTVRIRIYNESLARLEKMLAMGFQEGTAMTLKNLEELLATLSHQK, from the coding sequence ATGAACGATTTCACCGTTGACAAAACAACAAAAACGGTCACTTTCTCCCGAGAATTTGATGCCGACCTGTCGTTGGTGTGGGATGCGTACACCAAGCCGGAAATTCTTGACCAGTGGTGGGCGCCCAAACCCTGGACCTCAAAAACAAAATTTATGAATTTTGCCGTGGGCGGCCGACGGTTTTATGCGATGGTAAGTCCCGAAGGCCAAGAGCATTGGTCCATTCAGCAATACACGTCCATTAGTCCGAAAACTAATTTCAACTTGTGGAATGCGTTTGCCGACAAAGATGAAAACCCAGAATTGCCCGGTTCGGACTGGAATTTAACGTTCAGCGAGCAAAATGGGAAGACAACCGTACGTATCCGTATTTATAATGAATCGCTTGCTCGCTTAGAGAAGATGCTTGCCATGGGCTTCCAGGAAGGAACGGCTATGACCCTGAAAAACCTGGAGGAGTTACTGGCAACGTTATCGCACCAAAAGTAA
- a CDS encoding ArsR/SmtB family transcription factor, with the protein MRRDIFQAIADPTRRAIITLIALQAMTPNAIADHFNTTRQAVSKHLRILTECDLVKPKQQGREIYYSLEVEKIKEVDQWVNQFRKIWETRFNQLDDVLATLKKQQ; encoded by the coding sequence ATGAGACGAGATATTTTTCAGGCTATAGCCGACCCCACTAGGCGGGCAATTATCACCCTAATTGCCTTGCAGGCAATGACACCCAATGCCATTGCTGACCACTTCAACACGACCCGACAAGCGGTTTCCAAACACCTGCGCATACTCACCGAATGCGATCTGGTCAAACCGAAACAGCAAGGCCGGGAGATCTACTACTCCCTGGAAGTTGAAAAGATAAAAGAGGTGGATCAGTGGGTAAACCAATTCAGGAAAATTTGGGAAACTCGGTTTAATCAACTTGACGACGTATTAGCAACCCTCAAAAAACAACAATAA
- a CDS encoding ATP-grasp domain-containing protein has protein sequence MSDSAKPIGIYYEHPDWFKPLFAELDRRHIPFERIDAAHHRYNPSETDSSYALVVNRMSSSAYLRGNGQSIFHTAGYLTHLEQIGVRVINGTVATSIETNKARQLALLSSLGLSYPETRVVNYVSQIVPAAQELRFPLVVKVNIGGAGAGIVRFNTPEGLQAAVNADQIDLGIDQTALVQEYVQPRNGYIVRIETLNGRFLYAMKVFTTGESFNLCPAEICAILEEPTADFCLTEAPKKGIQPGRRAVEAYTPPLEIISAVERIARTAKIDVGGVEYLVDDRTDDVLFYDINALSNFIADAVNVIGFDPYIRFVDYLEQQLQKTQRPQPV, from the coding sequence ATGTCAGATTCTGCAAAACCCATCGGAATTTATTACGAGCACCCCGACTGGTTTAAACCCCTTTTTGCCGAACTGGACCGTCGACACATTCCGTTTGAGCGTATCGATGCGGCTCATCACCGCTACAATCCATCCGAAACCGATAGCTCCTACGCGCTGGTGGTAAACCGGATGAGCTCATCGGCTTACTTACGCGGGAATGGACAGAGCATTTTCCACACCGCAGGCTATCTCACTCATCTGGAACAGATTGGAGTTCGGGTTATCAACGGCACTGTGGCAACGAGTATCGAGACCAATAAGGCGCGCCAACTGGCGCTGCTCTCGTCGCTGGGCCTGTCCTATCCGGAAACCCGGGTCGTCAATTACGTATCGCAGATCGTGCCCGCTGCCCAGGAACTTCGATTCCCCCTGGTGGTGAAAGTAAATATTGGTGGAGCGGGAGCGGGCATTGTGCGTTTTAATACACCCGAGGGATTACAGGCTGCCGTTAACGCCGATCAGATTGATCTGGGTATCGACCAAACCGCCTTGGTGCAGGAATACGTCCAGCCCCGTAACGGCTATATCGTGCGGATAGAGACGCTGAACGGTCGATTCCTGTATGCGATGAAAGTGTTCACGACCGGCGAAAGTTTTAATCTGTGCCCAGCCGAAATCTGTGCCATTCTCGAAGAACCAACAGCTGATTTCTGCTTGACGGAGGCTCCGAAGAAAGGTATTCAGCCGGGCCGCCGGGCGGTAGAGGCCTATACACCACCGCTAGAAATTATCTCTGCTGTCGAGCGCATCGCCAGGACCGCGAAGATTGACGTAGGTGGCGTAGAGTATTTAGTCGATGATCGGACGGACGATGTTCTTTTCTATGACATTAACGCGCTGTCCAACTTTATAGCGGATGCCGTCAACGTAATCGGTTTTGATCCGTACATCCGTTTTGTTGACTACCTCGAACAGCAACTACAGAAAACTCAACGCCCTCAACCCGTATGA
- a CDS encoding LLM class flavin-dependent oxidoreductase — protein sequence MKFGYWVPFFGGWLRNVEDEHMTADWSYVKKLAQQSEELGYDLTLIAELNLNDIQGEEAPSLDAWSTATAIAAVTNRIELMVAVRPTFHSPAPLAKQAASIDHISGGRLTLNVVSSWWQDEAKKYGVHFEQHDDRYARTAEWLHVVGNLWKQDHFSFTGKYYRVEDSILQPKPLSKPRPFLYAGGESEAAKELIASQCDGYVMHGDTPDTIGRRINDLRAHRERLGLPPMKFGVAAYSTVRNSEQESLGLRTLTVREQAISHCYPTALQG from the coding sequence ATGAAATTCGGCTATTGGGTGCCCTTCTTTGGCGGATGGCTTCGTAACGTCGAGGACGAACACATGACAGCCGACTGGTCATACGTCAAAAAGCTGGCTCAACAGTCTGAGGAACTGGGCTATGACCTGACCCTCATAGCTGAACTAAACTTGAATGACATCCAGGGCGAAGAAGCTCCCTCCCTGGACGCCTGGTCGACGGCTACGGCTATTGCGGCCGTTACCAATCGTATCGAGTTAATGGTGGCCGTGCGCCCTACGTTCCATTCCCCTGCTCCACTGGCTAAACAGGCGGCAAGCATTGATCACATTAGTGGTGGACGCCTGACGCTGAATGTGGTCTCGTCCTGGTGGCAGGATGAAGCCAAAAAATACGGGGTTCATTTTGAGCAACACGATGACCGCTACGCCCGAACTGCTGAGTGGCTGCACGTTGTCGGTAACCTCTGGAAGCAGGATCATTTTTCGTTCACGGGTAAGTACTATCGGGTCGAAGATTCGATTCTGCAACCCAAACCCTTGTCGAAACCCCGGCCATTTCTCTACGCTGGGGGAGAATCCGAAGCGGCCAAAGAGCTGATTGCCAGCCAATGTGATGGCTACGTCATGCACGGTGATACGCCCGATACCATTGGCCGACGGATTAACGACTTGCGTGCTCATCGGGAACGCCTGGGCTTACCCCCCATGAAGTTTGGGGTAGCCGCCTATTCCACTGTGCGGAATTCCGAGCAGGAATCGCTCGGATTACGGACGTTAACAGTTCGGGAGCAGGCTATTTCACACTGTTACCCGACCGCTTTGCAAGGATAA
- a CDS encoding amino acid permease: MRIKSLDLLRQEANESGKSTLKRSLGAFNLVALGIGVIIGAGLFSLTGIAAANHAGPAVTLSFVVAAIGCAFSALCYAEFAAMVPVAGSAYTYAYATLGELFAWIIGWDLILEYSVGAATVAISWSQYLTRFLAKYNLHLPPQLVQSPFESLKLADGSVVSGYINLPAVLIVVLVSVIIVRGTQGSAVFNALVVSLKVLVVLVFIALGWQYINPANYSPYIPANTGVFGEFGVSGILRGAGVVFFVFIGFDIVATMAQETKNPQRNMPIGILGSLIVCTILFVLFGYVMTGLANYTEFKDSAAPVAIAIEKTPYRWLSQAIILAILIGYTSVILVDLLGQSRVFFSMSRDGLLPRMFSDIHPRFQTPWRSNILLCIFISLFAGLVPIRVVGEMTSIGTLLAFIMVCLGVLILRKRQPDVPRAFRTPWVPLVPVLGILTCALMMLSLPLDTWIRLFVWLAIGLVIYFTYGKKRSKLQMPGS, encoded by the coding sequence ATGCGTATAAAATCTTTAGACCTGCTACGACAGGAAGCCAACGAAAGTGGAAAATCAACGCTGAAACGCTCTCTTGGTGCATTTAATTTAGTGGCCTTAGGTATCGGCGTTATTATCGGAGCCGGGCTATTTTCCCTTACGGGTATCGCGGCCGCCAATCATGCTGGTCCAGCGGTCACTCTCTCGTTCGTCGTGGCAGCCATTGGCTGCGCGTTCAGCGCTTTATGTTACGCCGAATTTGCGGCAATGGTCCCCGTCGCCGGTAGTGCTTATACGTATGCCTATGCCACGCTTGGTGAGTTATTTGCTTGGATAATCGGTTGGGATCTCATTCTTGAGTATTCCGTGGGGGCCGCTACAGTCGCCATTAGCTGGTCACAATACCTAACCCGATTCCTGGCTAAATATAACCTACACTTACCTCCACAGTTAGTACAATCTCCGTTTGAATCGCTAAAGTTGGCCGATGGATCGGTCGTTAGCGGGTACATAAATTTACCGGCTGTGCTCATTGTGGTGTTAGTCTCGGTCATTATTGTTCGGGGCACCCAGGGTTCAGCGGTGTTCAATGCGCTTGTCGTGAGTCTGAAGGTGCTGGTTGTGTTGGTATTTATCGCCCTTGGCTGGCAATATATCAATCCTGCAAACTATTCGCCTTACATTCCTGCGAATACGGGGGTGTTCGGTGAATTTGGTGTTAGCGGCATATTGCGGGGCGCTGGCGTCGTCTTCTTCGTATTTATTGGCTTCGATATAGTCGCTACAATGGCCCAGGAAACCAAAAACCCCCAGCGCAATATGCCCATTGGTATTTTGGGATCATTAATTGTCTGCACGATTCTATTCGTCCTGTTCGGATATGTCATGACAGGACTAGCCAACTATACGGAGTTTAAAGATAGTGCTGCTCCAGTTGCGATTGCTATCGAAAAGACCCCTTATCGCTGGCTTAGTCAAGCCATTATACTGGCTATACTGATTGGCTATACCTCCGTTATATTAGTGGATCTACTGGGGCAATCCCGAGTGTTTTTCTCTATGAGCCGAGATGGATTGCTGCCCCGTATGTTCTCTGATATTCATCCCCGTTTTCAAACGCCCTGGCGATCCAATATTTTGTTATGCATTTTTATCAGCCTGTTTGCGGGGCTGGTACCCATCCGGGTAGTGGGCGAAATGACGAGTATCGGAACGCTGCTGGCTTTTATCATGGTCTGTTTAGGTGTATTAATTCTGCGCAAACGACAACCCGACGTACCCCGTGCGTTCCGAACGCCCTGGGTACCCCTCGTGCCAGTATTGGGCATTTTAACCTGTGCTTTGATGATGCTGTCGCTACCCCTTGATACCTGGATTCGACTGTTTGTCTGGCTAGCTATCGGCCTTGTCATTTACTTCACTTATGGAAAAAAACGGAGTAAATTACAGATGCCAGGTAGTTAA